CTGCTGCAGCTGCAGTGGGGAGCACGTTAAGACCTCGGGCTCGGACTCGCCTCTCACGTGCCTTTCTTGCGGCTTCGACTTTGGCCGGCCGGGACGGGCGTCAAGGAGGATGACTGCGCACTCCTGGGGCACTTCTCCGGGGGGAGCCGTGTGCGCGTGCATCGGGAGCCGCCCGTCTCGGACGGAACGGAGAAAGGCCAGCCGCTCGTTCATGGTGGCCCGGCTCTTGGGCCTCTTTTGGCGGTAGGATTTGGACAGCATATCTTTGAGGAGACATTGCGTGTGGCGGGGTCTGTCGGCTAGGGttagcggcggcggcacaaTGATATGCAGTCGGAAAAAATGCGAGAGCGCGTGGCCCCTTACTTTGGCCGGAACGGCCCCGTGGCCAGGATCTCGAGTATCTTCTTGAGTGGCAGCTCCGCCTCGGGCGTGCAGAGGTACAGCCTGAGCAGCCGCCTCTTGCGCGACCATGTCCAGTCGACAGCCGGCCGGCCGCGTCTCCGGGGTGATACTCTGCTGCCGGGAGCGACACGCGGCCCGCTGGTTCTGCTCTCGTTGGATCGGTGCATTTTGGGGCAGGGTGAGGATTGCATCGAGCCGAGCCATCGGGGTAAGGGCATCTCAGGGGCTGATTAAAGGCCGAGAAACGGTTGCCGGATTATCACATTAATCGGTCCCGTCGGTCCCAGGGTCCGCGCCGTGGTTTTGTTTGTTGGATCGATGGAGATCGATGTCTCCGACTCGAGCTGCATATCCCACCACACTGGCTTCCCAGGCTCAACCAAGCATTCCCGTCAATTGAAAGCGTGAAAGACGGGTTACCTTCCCTCAGAAAGAAACGTCGGTCAAAGCCAGTCCAAGCAGCACCAGGCAATCAAAGGAGTCGCACCTCTTTTAAAGGTTTCTTCTTATGTTCCCCCGCTCACGCCTCCGCTACGGGGGGGGTTCAAGAGCCTTTGTAGCTGAAGCCTTTCATACATTGCACCACAGCCTTCCTTCCTCTTGCGTCAAGGACAGCAGCTTCTGTGCAAAGCTTGGAGTCGAAAAAAGGCCGAGGCGCCTACGTTATTCATAGCTCGACGCCGTTTGTTTCTCTGCGGTAGCCCCCGGAGTCTAGATCGACCACTCGGAGGTGTGCAAGCGGGCCCCGGCCCGAGCTGTCTTGCAAACATTCAAGAAACACTGAAACGCATACGCCACGGCAAAGCATGCAGATGGGCAACTTCCTCCGTAAAGTGGCAAGCCGCATCGGCCCGACGGCGTTAAGGTGGTGCTGCGCGGCGGCACCGGGCGAAACCGAATGGAGACGGCATGTCCTGGCCAGACCATGACACTAAAGTCATCGACTCGATATCTCTCTAGTAGAACGCACACTAGAACAAGGTAGTGGGGCTCTTTACGGAGCCTTGAGCGCCCTGGGAATGACGCGAGCGACTAACTACTTACTGGATGCCGAGCGATGGAACCACCCCGCGCCGATACTGTCCCCGATTGAAAACCTCCCCATTTTTCTCTCTCGGATATAATGCCGGCATAAGACAACAGCGACAGAGAACAACAGCAATCTTTGTCCTTGTTGATAAGCTGCCGGGGTTCTTTCTACCTTGCTGACCCTTCTGGATATATTTTTTTTCTATCATAAAGCTAGCTGCACAAAAAAAGAGACATGGTCTCGAACAGCAAGATCGAGAAGAAAGCGGACGGCGCCAACCCGGACCAGCTCACTGCCGCTTTCGGCAGGCAGTTGTCGTTGGCTTCCCGCTCCATTCACGCAGATGACTACACCAACACTCATGTAGCTGTGGCGCCGCCCATGCACGTCTCGACAACCTATCGGTACCCAAGAAACCCTGACGAGCTGGTTCCCTGGTCCGATGTCGACGTGAGTCTCGCCCTCCTTcctaacccccccccccccccccccaaccaaAACTTCCCGACGTCTCTCGTCTCTCGCTTCTCGGGGGCGCAGGGTTGCTAGCAGCTGGCTGACCGGAGGTTAACCATTCCTGCAGCCCAACGACTGGGAGGACTTTTACATCTACTCCCGTGAGAAGTCGCCAAACACCACGCGGTACGAGGCCATCCTCAGCTCGCTTCTGGGCGGCCCGGTCGTCTCGTACGCGTCCGGGCTGGCCGCCTTCCACGCCATGATCGTCTTCCTCAACCCCAAGCGGGTCGCCATCGGCGGCGGCTACCACGGCTGCCACGGCATCCTCAAGATCCTGAAGAAGCTCAACGGGCTAGAGCAGCTCGAGCTCGAGGACGAGGCCGACCTGGCCAGGCTGCAGCCGGGCGACGTGATCCACGTCGAGACGCCGCTCAACCCGACGGGCGAGGCGCGCGACCTGGATCACTACCGCCGCAAGGCCGACGAGCTGGGCTGCTACCTGACCGTCGACGCCACCTTTGCGCCCCCGCCGCTGCAGGACCCGTTCCGCCACGGCGCCGACATTGTCATGCACAGCGGCACCAAGTACTTTGGCGGCCACAGCGACCTGCTCAGCGGCGTGCTGGCCATCCGCCCGGACCGCGCCCTGCCCCGGGACGGCCGGCCCGGCTGGCTGGCCGGCCTGCGCGAGGAGCGGCTGCACCTGGGCGGCGTCATGGGCAACTTCGAGTGCTGGCTGGGGGTGCGCAGCCTGCGGACGCTGGAGCTGCGCGTGCGGCGGCAGAGCGACAACGCGGCGCGCCTGGTCGGCTGGCTGGCCGAGCAGAGGCGCGCCGGCGGCAACGTCGTCGCCGACCTGGTCCGCCAGATCCGGCACTCGTCGCTGCAGCCCGAGGCGGCCGACCCGGACTCGTGGCTGTCCCGCCAGATGCCCAACGGCCACGGCCCGGTCTTCTCGCTCCTGCTCAAGTCCGAGGAGCACGCCCGCCGGCTGCCCAGCAAGCTGTCCCTCTTCCACCACGCCACCagcctcggcggcgtcgagAGCCTGGTCGAGTGGCGCGCCATGAGCGACTCGTCGGTCGACCGGAGCCTGGTGCGCGTCAGCATCGGCGTCGAGGGGTGGGAGGACCTGCGGGACGATCTGCTCCGGGGGCTGCAGACCCTGAGCGAGGAGCTGAAGGATTGAAGGCGAAGGACGTATCACTAACATTAGAGATAGacagaagaaaaaaagataGAAGGAGAGAAttaagaaaaaaagaaacgtTTAAAGCGATTGGCATTGCCAATGATTAACTTTGTAACTCGTCATTACTTGCTACCGTTAAGTCGTGATATATATGTGcgtttgtgtgtgtgtgtgtgtgtgtgtctcGATCCGTCCAGGGACCAGGCCCAGCCCACCATGCCCATCATGACGGCGCCATGGCGCCTCCCTATTCTCTGCGTTGCAGCCGGAGCGAGGGAAGAGGATAGAATCTCAAAATCATACCCAAATCGCTGCTCGTGTGGCGAGCCATGCAATGTATGCAATCCGCCCCTGGACCCCCCCTAGCCAGAGCAGAACGTCATAGCCAGGTGGTTCCCGTACTGCACGTATGTACTACGCAGGGTCATCCGCCTGATTCCACAACAATAAACACTCCGGGAGGTTGAAGAGGGAAGGAACAAAAAGAAATCCTCAAACCTCGACTTCCTTAGCCTGCATCCCCTCCAAGCCGGGGGGAGCAGTAATAGCAGCGGCAGGGCCGTCCAACCGCGAAGCAGCCGGCATGACGCCCAACTCGGCCCCCTGCCCGCCGCTCTGCGCCCTCTtcctcccgccgccgccgccgccgccgaccagcCCGGGCAGGAGCCGCGACACGACGGTGCCGGTGGATCCCCCATCCGCGGGGGCGTCAGCGCCGTtttcgccgacgccgccgccgccgccgccaccaccaccaccaaacTTGCCAAAGAAGAACCCTCTCTTCCGCGCTTGGGGAGCTTGATGCGGTTGTGACTCGGGCGCCTGCGGCACCTGCGGCGTCCCGCTGGCGTCTCTATCatgggagaagaagaagaaggaactccccctctcgccgccgccggtccGGCCGTTCTGGTCACCCAGCCCGACGTCCTCAAACCTCGCCCCATCACTGCCGCCGGCGACTGTGGCGCTCTCCTCGGGCGTGGGCGGCCCCCGCCACCGGCGCgcgtgctgctggtgctgctgctggccgcTCAGCGGGGAGCGGGGTGGGAAGCAGGCCGGGCGGAGGGTGGCCGAGTCGAGGGACTGCCGCGCCGTGACGGGGGCGTTGGTGGTGATGGGGTGGACGACGGGGCTCCTGGCGCAGATGTCCTGTCGCGCGCGGCGCGGCTTCTGTCAGCGTTTTGATCGAGAAGGTATTGTAcagagaagagaaagaaaaaagggaaaaCATACAAAAGACCGCCGGTACGAATCGAACGACTCGCGCGAGATGGGAAACTGGTCAATCTCGCCGCTGTCTCTGTGAGCGAGACTGCTGCTCCTGCCGCTGGACGTGCGCGATAGGTAGCGGCGCGGCCACGAGGCTTCTCTCTCAACCGGCGACGGCTTGAGGTTCTTGTTAGCACCGCACCCCTGAAACAGCGCGAAATTCTTTGATGTCGTggcccccgggggggggggggggaggagggggaaatGCAAAACAACTTACTGGAAGGTAGACCCCGCTGTCGTTGACGACTGTAATCGAATGATTCCCCCAGCAAATCAGCCGTCAGGTTCCACATACATCCAGTCTTGCAGTCGTCCAAGGGCGAATTGATAAACGCTTGAAGTATTCTatgaaagaaagaaaagaaaaaataaaaataaaaaaaaaaagacaaaaAAGAGGAGGTTCGGATTCCGTATAAGCTAGACCTACCACTCATCTTGTACTCGCCCGTGTCATAGCTTCTCCTGCCGCTGCGGATGCTGAACGCCGACGAGGCCTTGGATCCGACAGTGTCTACCCTCTCGAACCCGGCGGTGGGCGCGGCGTCCGCAGCAGTGATGGTTCCCGCCGCCGAGCCGGGCCGTTGGTTCTCGTCCtgaacggcggcggcggtaccGGCACGGCGTGCGAACGGGTTGCGGATTGGCATTGTCAATCAAAGTGCCGGGGGGGTGGGGAGGGGTGGTTTGGTTAGGTGCGCCGAAGAGGATGGTGTAATAAGCGCTGTCAATATGCGGTGTTTGAAACAAAAGCAACGAGACAAGCGACTGCCCCAAAACTCTCCAGGGGACGGAGTAGGGGGTATCCGGGGTGGGttgatgtatgtatgtatctaAAGCCTGATCGGACGACTTGCAAATACGGAATAAGTGGGATGAGACGAGatgaggggggggggggaaaggaaaagaaaaaaaaagggaatcAACCCTGGTTCCCTGGATCTGGCTCAGTGGTCTAGCCAGCAGATTCGGCGGGAAAGTGGCGCCAGAGGGGCTCCGGTTGGTCCTGTAAGAGTAAGTAGCTAACAAGCAAGCCCGTCAACCGtaggtactgtatgtatgtatgtatgtatgtactgtactgtacatgcTAATGGGTCAAGTGCAGGTGCGTTTTGCCGGGTTGCCTATTCCAAATCCTGCCCACACCGGCACCGACCGAACCCAGTTTCCCGCCAACAAGGAGATGCCGCCCGCTAGGGCGTGGCCGGCAGCTCGGCTCGGGGACCCTCCCCTTCCGGATCGACGAACCACATGCGGATGCGACGAACTCCTCTGCATCATTGACTCCACTCTCGCCCATTCCCTCATGCCCCCTTCGAGCCCATGTGAGAGGGACTCGGGGTGCAACTGCGCCCAGATCTTCTGCCCTTCTTCTCGTGCCTGCGTGCTTTTCCAGATGCGATCCCGAGCCCTTGGGCATCCACAAGTTGCGGATTCGATACGGGTCAAAAGGTGGTTTGCCACCAACGCCGGTCGAGCTTTGGGGTCGCAGCAGCTAGCACTCAAGCCGGCGATCGTCGAGTGCACCCCGCAGCTCCCTCGAAACTACCGGACAGCCCCGAGATGGGGAAGACGGGCTAGCGGGGCCTCAAGGCTGGGCAATTCTGGAGTGACGCATCCGAGCGAAACAAGGGCTCTCTGCCGAGAGCTCGATCGGCTAAAACGCCCCGACGCCCGATGCAACAAGGTCAATCAAAGGTGAGGTCTTACGAAGAGTAGCATTAGTTCGAGATCATCCACCCTGGTGAGGGTTTCCTCCAGAAGATGAGCCTGCAAGTTCGTCAAACATGTTACTGCGTTAACTGCGTTGTCGCACCCCAACCCCCCCAGCGTCTCTTACCAGCGGCCTATTCCGAATCGCTCGCCTCGCTGCTCGAAAAACCGTTAAACTCTTCCTCCGACTCGTCCTCCGGCACCCCGGCACCCGAGCcctcggcgccgtcgtcctTCTCATCCGGCGCCTCGTCCTGCTCCTCAATCTCGAACGTGGCGCTAATGTCCCACCGGTCTCCCTTGGCACTGGCGCTGACGTACTTGACAAACCGCAGCGTTCCGCTGTCGCGGAGGACGATGGTCATCTTGTTCCACGCCGCCGCCTGGAAGAACAGgatgttgtcgtcgtcggcgctgCTCTTGTAGATGGCCGCatcctcgtcgccgtcgtcatcgCCCGCCATGTACACTTCGTGACCGCCGACCTCCCCGTCTTCCTCCTtcccttcctcttcttcttcttcttcctcctcctcctcctcctcctcctctacgTCCTTCTCAACggccttgcccttgcccttgcccttgcccttgtCCTTGGACTCGCCGTTGACAGCAGAAGCGGTCCCCTTCTTACCATTCTTGCCAGGTGTCTTGCTGCTTTCCTGAGCCTCCTCGGATTCGGATGAGGCTTCGgagctgccgccgtcgtcatcgtcgacgTCGCCCCAGCCGTCCGTCGGGGTGAGACCGATATTGACCTCGAGCCTCGGCTTGCCCTCGTGTCCGGTCGCGAGCGTGTAGTCCTTGCCGCGACGGAATCTCCGCGCAAGCACGTCGTAGCTCTCTATGCGCGAGCGTGTCGCCATCTGCAGCCAGAGGCGGAATTGCTTGGACGGCAGGAGGACCTCGAGAAGTTCCTGTAGCGGCGACGCCTCGAGCTTCTCCTGGCCGGGCTGCAGGAAGAGATAGCGGTGCTTGTGTGGCGGACGGGCGACCTTCCACGGGCCCTTGTCGATCTCCTCGCTATCCTCGGGCAGCGGCTGGGCCTCCTGGGATTCGACATACTCGCGCAGCTTGGCGGCGAACTTGGGATGCAGGATGTCCGACAGGGTGATGCTGAACTCTTCCTCAAAGTGGTCGGCGACCCGCTCGAGTGTGTCCGGGGTCAGGTACGTAGGGGCGATGTACTTGAGGAGGAACTCGAGGTCTGCCTCGTCCAGGGGGAACTCGTCGCTGGCCTCGCCATCGCCAGGCTCGACGGGAACGGGCTTCGCCCGGGGCCGATCGTGCTGGTCGGGGTTGCCCTGTAGCTGCATCAGGCCGCTCTTCTGGGCCGCCTTCTCCTCGGCTCCCTCCACGTAACCGTCCTCCCCGATCTGGGGGATGTGGAACCAGCCGCTGATGGCCATGCGGATGCGCCCGCCGTTCTTGTCGAGCTCCTCCTTGGAGGAGGCATGGTAGACCTCCTCGACGTCGTGGAAGGACTCCCCGGGCTGCACCGCGAAGAAGGAAAGCTGGTTCCACGCGGGCGGGATGACCTTGACCACGTCCGGCAGCGGGGTCTTGGCCACCTCGCCGTCCTTGCCCTCGCGGTCCACCACGGGGTAGAGCCGCAGGGCGCCGCCCCACTCGGGCTGCCAGGGCGTGTCGGGGTCGGTCAGGTACAGGATGTAGCTGACCTTGCGAGAGCCGATGACGTCGTCGTGGCACAGGAGGTAGCAGCCGGGGGTGTAGACGTTGATGGCCATGTCGGTCTTGCGCCCGCTCAGGGGCCCGCAGTTGGTGATGTGGGAGACGTAGTCGCGGAAGGTCTGCGAGTAGAGGGCGTCGCGCAGGGCGAGAAGCGAGGGGAGCTTGGAGAGGGCCTCGTCGTCGAGGCCGTCCAGGTTGGCAAGGTCGCCGCTCTGGTGGATCTTGTAGATGTCGGTCTCCTTCGGAGTGAAGTGGACGTTCGCCTTGATCTCGGACCGGACCTTGCGCAGGAGGTCGTCATCGATCAGGCCGCTGATGACGCAGTGCTTGTAGGGACTTGACGACGCGTACTGCGACGTGTACTTGTCGAGCACCTCCTTGTCGAAGAGGCCCTTCCGGAAGCGAGCTTTGGCATCTTCTCTGCCGAGAGCTGCTGCGCGCGTCAGCACATTTGCGCCAGATCAAGGCTACGGAGGGGGAGGTCCATCTTGAGTTCCGTACTGTTCTTGGGTCGCTTCTTGGCCGGATTCTTGCCGTCGGCGGAGCCAGCCGCCTTTCTCTTCATTGTGAATTGTGTAACCTTTCGAATTGACCGCGGGGCGATTACCAAAAAGACTGTCTGGGCGGGGCGGGATACCGAGAGGAAGGAGCTCTAGAGAAATGGGCTGATCCCGAGTTGAAATATTGCGGTGTCGTGTGGCAGAATCCGCTGAATGTGGGTCCCCAGACATTTTTTGCTTCCCGCACATTCATGCGGGGGATGGGGGTCCCTGTGCGGATTACTCCGTCctgtgtatgtacggattactctgTATGTATGAGGCGATGCGCTCACAATGCACGCCGCTTTAAAAGCGCCTGGTTACCTGCATAGGTATGCCTTCCAGCAGCAATTGGACGCCAACGCGCCTCTGTGCAGCAGTGGATCTGAAGTCTGGGCCGTTTGCACGCATGCTCAGATGCGAACCGCAATCATGCAGTTGCCGCCAGGGCCACGCTGCTCGAACAAAAGGGACGCAGCCGGGGCAGCGGCTATCTACCTTACTCATCACAAATCAAGGCTGCAGGAGCAGTTTTACACGCCGTGTCAGGACGAAACTCACCAATCTGATACGGAACCCAACCTACTTGCCGACAAAGCCGGGCTCTTGATTTCTGGACGCCCCTATGCTCTCAGCTCGCACAAAGACCAGTCTGCCAGCTCGCCATGTCCATGATTACGACGGGAGCTGGCCGGACCGCCACCCGCGTAGTCCGACCCTGTCTCCACACTCTCCCCGATGCCGTGGGTCCCCGCCCGGCGACCGGGTTGCTTCGGCTTGGAAACCCGTCATCCGATCTTGTCAGATGTAATTATCTTTTTCGGCAACCTGCCGGCGCACTCTTTCCTCCTCATTTccccctttctttttttgttttcttttttttccctctgtTATAGTCCTTACTCCTGTTTCCTTCCAAGCACCCTAATCTGATGTGGTCATCATGAGTTCCGCCCTGGACATGAACGCGGTGAGGGGAAGCTTCCCCGCATTGGCCGGAGAGCAGGTCTACTTCGACAATGCCGGTGGAAGCCAAACTCTGGGGGCGGTTGCTGAACGGTATGAAGCGCGCTGTGGCCGTGAAGCCGGGGACGTCGAGTTGACCAGGACCATCTTAGCATTCGGGACTACCTCCTCAACACCAATGTTCAGCTCGGAGCGAGCTATGACACAGGCAAAAAGGCCACGGAACGCTATGAGGCCGGTTATAGGGCCGCAGCAGAGTTTATCGGAGCCTCGAGAGAGGAAGTCGGTATGTGCTGCCCCTCTTTCCAGAAGGACGGCCCGGGGTGTCCCATGTCATGCTCACAAGAAACTTACCCTTTTTgtcccctccctcccctccAGTGCTCGGCCCATCCACGACCCAGCACTTTCGCAACGTCTCATATGCCTTGAGCTTCCGGGAAGGCGATGAGGTCATCATCTCGGCCATCGACCACGAGGCCAACATTGCTCCGTGGCTGGACCTAGCCGAGCGCCAGAAGCTGGTGGTCAAGTGGTGGAAGCCCAGTTCGACCGCCACCCCTGACGCCAAAACCAACCCGAAACTGCTCGCCTCGGACCTGCCCGCCCTCCTCACCCACAGGACTCGGCTCGTCACCTGCACCCACGCGAGCAACATCCTCGGCACCATCCACGACATCAAGGCCATCGCCTCCACCGTCCACCAGCTCAGTCCCGAGGCCCTGGTATgcgtcgacgccgtcgcATACGCCCCGCACCGCAAGATCGACGTCAAGGACCTCGGCGTGGACCTGTACTCCTTTTCCTGGTACAAGGTATCacctccttttttttaaaaaaaaaatcaaatTTCCTTTTTTCGTTCATGTTCCCGACTGTTTCCTTTCCCTCCTGGCGTTGAATGTCTACCCTGTGTAATACAGACAGGAGGTGGGGGGAAAGAGAGGAAGAATCTGTTATTGACCCGCATCAGGTCTACGGCCCACACCTCTCCATCCTATATACCAGCCGGCGGGCCCTCTCGGCCCTCCGCTCGCTCGGCCACTTCTTCAACCcgcacgccgccgccgagaacCGGCTGGGCCTCGCCGCGGCTAGCTACGAGCTTGTCCACGCCCTGCCCGCCGTCACCGCCTActtctcctccccctcttcctcctcctcctcctcctcctcctcctcctcctacgGTGGTatcaacaacagcaacgaCGGCAGCAACGACGGCACCGACAAGTGGGCCGCCGTGGCCGCCCACGAGGAGGCCCTGCAGGCGACGCTGCTGGGCTGGCTCGGCGCCCGCGCCGACGTGACCGTGTACGGGGAGCGGTCGGCCGACGCGGCCGCGCGCGTGCCGACCGTCAGCTTCACCGTCCGCGGCCGCGGGTCCAGGGCGGTCGTCGAGGCCGTCGAGGCCGCCAGCGGCGGCCGCATCGGCATCCGCTGGGGCGCCTTCTACTCGGACCGGCTGGTCAGGGAGGTCCTGGGCCTCGCCGGGGAGGAAGGCAGGGAAGGGGTGGTGAGGGTCAGCATGGTGCATTACAACACGAGTGAGTCGATGCTctgttttgtttttcttcttcttcttccccctttttttcctttgtCTGTGCCGGGACAACAATGCGAGTGAGATCGCAAAAAGACTGACAGTA
This genomic window from Thermothelomyces thermophilus ATCC 42464 chromosome 1, complete sequence contains:
- a CDS encoding uncharacterized protein (Contains conserved domains Ofd1_CTDD[pfam10637], EGL-9[COG3751] and P4Hc[smart00702].), which produces MKRKAAGSADGKNPAKKRPKNTLGREDAKARFRKGLFDKEVLDKYTSQYASSSPYKHCVISGLIDDDLLRKVRSEIKANVHFTPKETDIYKIHQSGDLANLDGLDDEALSKLPSLLALRDALYSQTFRDYVSHITNCGPLSGRKTDMAINVYTPGCYLLCHDDVIGSRKVSYILYLTDPDTPWQPEWGGALRLYPVVDREGKDGEVAKTPLPDVVKVIPPAWNQLSFFAVQPGESFHDVEEVYHASSKEELDKNGGRIRMAISGWFHIPQIGEDGYVEGAEEKAAQKSGLMQLQGNPDQHDRPRAKPVPVEPGDGEASDEFPLDEADLEFLLKYIAPTYLTPDTLERVADHFEEEFSITLSDILHPKFAAKLREYVESQEAQPLPEDSEEIDKGPWKVARPPHKHRYLFLQPGQEKLEASPLQELLEVLLPSKQFRLWLQMATRSRIESYDVLARRFRRGKDYTLATGHEGKPRLEVNIGLTPTDGWGDVDDDDGGSSEASSESEEAQESSKTPGKNGKKGTASAVNGESKDKGKGKGKGKAVEKDVEEEEEEEEEEEEEEEGKEEDGEVGGHEVYMAGDDDGDEDAAIYKSSADDDNILFFQAAAWNKMTIVLRDSGTLRFVKYVSASAKGDRWDISATFEIEEQDEAPDEKDDGAEGSGAGVPEDESEEEFNGFSSSEASDSE